The nucleotide sequence AAAAAAATATTGATAGTGTTTTTCTGTATGATGTTGGTTTCTGCAAATATTTTTGCACAATCGGATTTACCGGGAAACGGTAATGGCGGAAAAGATAAGATCGGAGCATGGCTTGGTGAACCGTCTATAGGTTTATCATATTCACATGAATTTAATGATTTGATGGAGTTGGATTTACTTGCAGGAGTAACTGATTTTCTCGTCTCTGATGGATACAAAGTAAATATTCGCAGCGGACTTCTTTTTACCGTATGGGAACCTGTAATTAAAGGACAAAAATGTCCTCTTACAATTGGACCTGCTGTTGACATTAATAGTTACATTTTAAATAAACCAGCTTTTATTGGACTTGCTGTATTATGCCCTATACGTTGGGAAGTAAATTTCTCAAAAACTCCAGCATTTAATTTATTTATCGAAGTTGCTCCTGCTATAGGTTTTTATTACGCTTTAAGCGAGCCTATACGCCAGGACTCCTTTGAAACTAAAAGAATAAACGACAAAATCGCTATAACTTGGACTCCTCAGATAGGACTTGGGCTTAGATACCGTATTCCGAGTAAAAAATAGCTTTCAGGCATATTTTTAAGTTCCGTAAAAATATGCCTACATAATTAAAATTTTGATAATTATTTCTTATTTAAAGCATATTTTCTATCTTTAATTTACCGTGTAGGAAGTCCTTGATTTTTTGCTTATAAGAAACCGATAGACTTGAGTTTCCGCTACCGTATTTGCCGAAATATTCTTTTCCCAGCTCATATGAATCAATTTCCATTTCTTCATTGCGGAATAACATATCAAGAGCGTCTTTTATTAAATCGCTTTTATTCTTTTTCTTTACAGCCGATAGAAAATTAAGCCTTTGTTCATACTCAATCGGCAGTCTTACTGTTGTCATGGCAGCCTCCGTATTACACGTGTAATACAAAAAAATCGGCTTGTCAAGTACACACATAACTCATCTCCCCCTTCCCCTAATCCTTTAGTTATGCTAAAATGCTCTGAACATGATAAATATTGATTGGGGGAAAGAATGCCGTATATTTTGGGAACAGCGGGACATGTAGACCATGGAAAGACTGCCTTGGTAAAAAGGCTTACAGGAATTGAAACCAGTCATCTGCCTGAAGAAAAAAAGCGGGGGATGACCATAGAGCTCGGCTTTGCTTCGCTTGAAGATCCTGTTCACGGTACTGTCGGCATAGTAGATGTTCCCGGCCATGAACGCTTTATCCGCAACATGGTTGCAGGCACATGGGGCTTGGATGCGGCTCTTTTAATAGTGGCAGCCGATGACGGCTGGATGCAGATGTCCTCCGACCATTTGCGTGTACTCAAGGCCATGAAGATAGACTCCATTCTTCTTGTAATCACAAAATCGGACCTTGCAGAAAAGGACATGCTTGAACTTCTCATCGAAGATGCCAATGCCCAATGCGAAAAAATAATCGGAAGGAAACTTCCTGCCGTCGCCGTCTCTTCCCTTACCGGAAGCGGAATCGAGGAACTCAAAGCTGAAATTACAAAACTTCTTTCTTCATCAAAAAAGCAAAACCCGCCTACTCCCTTTTTATATGTAGACAGGGTCTTTGTCCTAAAAGGCATAGGAACCACCGTTACCGGAACATTAAGAGGAAAAGGCCTGCATACGGGCGACAGCTTGCAGATATATCCTTCAAATGAAGAATGTAGAATTAAATCGATACAAAACCATCATAAGGATGTGGAAAAAATAGAGCCCGGCACGCGGACAGCCCTCAACTTAAAGCTGGGAGAAAAAACAAATCTTGAAAGGGGTATGCTCTTAGCTGAAAAAGATTCAAATTTTGTTTTAAGCGGAAAAGAACTTTTAGTACGCATCGATGAGGTGTTTACAAACAAGGAAGGGGGATTTAAGAACCATGCAGAAATTGAAATAGCCCTCGGGAGTGCCCATGCAATAGGCAGCATTCACTTAAACCAATTTGACAGGAGCTTGGGCCGTCTTTCTTTAGAGGAACCCGTTGCCTCTGCTTGGAATCAAAGAGCCGTTTTAATCAGGCACGGCGGAAGCGAAATTCTAGCCTCGGCCAGAGTGCTCGCAAGTTTTCCAAGCTATAAAAGAATACAGTTTAAGGAAGCCTTTGAGGTTTACAGGGATAAGGAACTTCCTTCCATTCACAGCTACAAGTTTAATATTGAAGGCTTTGTCGAGGATACTAAAATCAAAACTCAAGAGCTCACATCGGATAAGAGTGAAGTCATTGAGTACGGTTCTTGGCGTTTTTTAAAAAAGCGGCTTGAGTTTTGGGAAAATAA is from Treponema denticola and encodes:
- the selB gene encoding selenocysteine-specific translation elongation factor is translated as MPYILGTAGHVDHGKTALVKRLTGIETSHLPEEKKRGMTIELGFASLEDPVHGTVGIVDVPGHERFIRNMVAGTWGLDAALLIVAADDGWMQMSSDHLRVLKAMKIDSILLVITKSDLAEKDMLELLIEDANAQCEKIIGRKLPAVAVSSLTGSGIEELKAEITKLLSSSKKQNPPTPFLYVDRVFVLKGIGTTVTGTLRGKGLHTGDSLQIYPSNEECRIKSIQNHHKDVEKIEPGTRTALNLKLGEKTNLERGMLLAEKDSNFVLSGKELLVRIDEVFTNKEGGFKNHAEIEIALGSAHAIGSIHLNQFDRSLGRLSLEEPVASAWNQRAVLIRHGGSEILASARVLASFPSYKRIQFKEAFEVYRDKELPSIHSYKFNIEGFVEDTKIKTQELTSDKSEVIEYGSWRFLKKRLEFWENKILKTAQESQAGFTLEEVDLPVPQRVKTTVLKKLCDEKKLEKEAHIYKLSGRTGEDISKNAKALLDAAFKAGFEGIEIDKIKLPQARKEARDLIKLGKLICLENFLHYHTDFYKKAVNSLFAKYKTGDKISIADAREVTGLSRKYVLPILNLLEKEGKLKRQDNDRIVL
- a CDS encoding CopG family transcriptional regulator, whose translation is MTTVRLPIEYEQRLNFLSAVKKKNKSDLIKDALDMLFRNEEMEIDSYELGKEYFGKYGSGNSSLSVSYKQKIKDFLHGKLKIENML